The following DNA comes from Anopheles coustani chromosome 2, idAnoCousDA_361_x.2, whole genome shotgun sequence.
CGAAAAGAGTTTAACATTGAAAAGGTTCGTAAGATTCAGGGGACAAGCATAttcattttcctatttttctcgttttggaTTTTATTCGGGCTCACCCTTACCACCACAACGAAGCACGAGGCTACGGTTGATGACACTTTGGCGCCGAGGAAGCTGATCAAGTTCATTACCGATATGCTAAACACGAAGCGAAATTCGAGCAAAAAAATGCTGTCCTGCGATTCTACGATCCATCACTTGAGTGCCACAACCTTTAATCggggttgttttccttcacgctGCCGTTCGAGCTGGAGCCGCACGTTATTTTGGGTTTGCGGGATCTCGACCTTGGGTCCGACACCGAGATGGGATATGCCGGGGCACTCTGTTTGATTTATCACACCAATCTGGCCAAACTGTCACTGAAGCTTGAAAATGCGCGACGGTTGATGACCAACACTTTTACCAAACCGAAAGCTCCGCAGATGATCGCGAAACAGATTGGCTGGCAGGAGTCGATTGCTcgattgttgaacaaaaagcGGATGGAAAACCGCGTCCACGGAGGCGCGAGGGAGCAAAAGCAGGGTAATATTTTGATCGACATGGATGAGGTGGTCAAACGTGAAAGTGAATCGTCGGTGATCAATGGTGCTGGCGACGATCTGATGCGTACACGTACACGACGGTGGCGGTAAGCATGGACCTAAATCGTTCATGTCTGAGGAGGCTGTGATCGAGGAGCAGGAGGATACGGTGTAAGATGCGGTGGTGAAGAATATCACCTCTTCGATCACTTCCGTCTACTTGGTGACATACAGGACGCGATCGGTTCGCTAACGCTCTGTTACGAGGATGCTGCCAGTCGTAAGAAAAACTCGtcgctcagcagcagcagggagGAGAATGTTTCCTCTCAATAATCGGGTAAGTCGGTGATGAAAGATGTTactttcacaaagcgtagtgAAAAGTTGGATAGCAGCGCTGGAAACAGTGTCGAGTCGCCGGGTGTGAAGTACGCTGAAGAAAATGACGCAAATAACCTCTTGTGCCTTGTAACGAGCAGTCTGTGGCTAGGTCAGACTGCATTAGCTTAGCCATGCTCGCATCGTAGTTTGCGCTTGCATTCTCGAGATGGGTATTCAGGCTGCACTGATCGATCTTACTTGTCCTGCGGCACCGATAGAACGTAGCCCAATTGCCCTCTGGCATACGATCCAGTGGAAAAAGTGTTCTATGAAGCTACACGACGGAGTGATTTCGCTGCACTGTCATGGTACTCCTGCAGAGCATCAGCAATAACTGGACTGAAATGACCCACCTGCGTCTCGGTCTGCGAataacatatttccacatctcTCTCGATTCAGCCGTTTGCACTGtaccaaaaacaacattgtgGTTTGAAGATAAACAGGGATGCGACTCTAATTTTCTCGATCAGAAGGCGGATTAAACAGCGAGTGGATCAACAGTATGAAAGCCAACAACACGTTTACCCAGGGCCAAGCAAGATTGTGATGAGGCAGTTTATCGATTATGGTAAGTTTATTGATTAATTTGCGTTATCGCTTCAGCActcgataatttttatttggaaagTGTTATTTGCAACCGTCCAGCAGGTTTCAACAACAAAGGCCGGAAGGTTTCTGCATTGCTCGTATTGACCGTGGTGGAGCGTTTGCTGCTTGTAGAGGCTATGATTTCGGAAACGAGACAGGACATACAAGCCAAAATAATGCTGGAAAGCCAGGGTAGGCCAATATTTCCAGTGACTGTATCGACGAGGGATGAACTTTATGCAATGATGATGCAGACGCTCTGTTCGCCGCAAGATGCAGCTGACCCTGTGATACAGGACGAGCAGCAAGCTAGGAAGCAGGTTTACTCCATGGTAGCTCGATACATGCAGTGTTTGCGATTTTGTTGCATTCGAGTTCGTCGGGGAAGATTATCCTGTTTGCAAGCAAGGTAAATGTGAACAGgtaattttttgtatatttgtacttttctatatttaccttttcgtcttttttgtttcatgacTACAAATTGCAACTAGACGGTTTTTGGAACATGCGAAGAAACTATTCCAGAAAAACTGCTgagattgttaaaataaatcctttgtttgaattcgaatttatattttgttttaatttgatggCTTTGAGCTGTCAGTTCTGGAGTTGGGATGGAAGGGTTCAATTTATAATAGTAAGGATCGGATCAGTGCACCCACGGtgggttcatttttcacgcaCACACTTGCAATTTCGGCTTAATAAGACTGCTATTAATCTTCTATGCAGCCCCTTTCTAAGCCTGgcgaaaattatctaaatcgtGTTTTCTGTCACTTGGGATAGTTGTGTGCGTGCCATTATGGTGAAATAGCACGCACACATTCGTAACCTCTGTTTggcactaacaccaccacaaaataaccgattgaatgttgcatcCCCACCCCTTTTTcggtgcaacactttgtctcgttatggagatcgaaaattaacaaacgagaTGATAACGATATGATAACGAGACAAAATTCGCCAGTTGGGACACGTATGCAAtgcaaaatctactaagtgtaTCTGTGCCAAACTTGGCTGGAGtgtagttattttttttttctttctaatgCCCTCCTTCCGTTTCCCCCTTCAGAATACCTATGCcttaaaaagatgaaaaataataattcaacaattatggaatggatttttacaacatttggTACACATACTATTTTAACATGTAGCCATATTgtgataatatttcattcatttggAAGGGGCAAGGGGGACTACCATCCTACCCCCTGGCTCAACAATGGTTACAATGCAATATGCGTATCATTTTCAAACTATTTTGGgtcactaaatcgaatggttTGTGTGCTCAATCTCATCTCTCCTACGTAgcaaatattctcaatcacacaaaatcggtctaatcaattcaatcaaacacAATTATAAAAAAGCCAATTTTTCAAGTGTGAAATGTCCAACATTTATATGCTTCCTTCCTGCCTACAACTTTCTATCACCTgaacgatagaaaatatctaaaaatttATGATGATATCCTCCTTACGACAGA
Coding sequences within:
- the LOC131264483 gene encoding uncharacterized protein LOC131264483, with product MRQFIDYGFNNKGRKVSALLVLTVVERLLLVEAMISETRQDIQAKIMLESQGRPIFPVTVSTRDELYAMMMQTLCSPQDAADPVIQDEQQARKQVYSMVARYMQCLRFCCIRVRRGRLSCLQARRFLEHAKKLFQKNC